The following proteins are encoded in a genomic region of Apodemus sylvaticus chromosome 21, mApoSyl1.1, whole genome shotgun sequence:
- the Smarca5 gene encoding SWI/SNF-related matrix-associated actin-dependent regulator of chromatin subfamily A member 5 produces the protein MSSAAEPPPPPPPESAPSKPSAAAGAGGSGSGNKGGPEGGAAPAAPCAAGSGPADSEMEEVFDDGSPGKQKEIQEPDPTYEEKMQTDRANRFEYLLKQTELFAHFIQPAAQKTPTSPLKMKPGRPRVKRDEKQNLLSVGDYRHRRTEQEEDEELLTESSKATNVCTRFEDSPSYVKWGKLRDYQVRGLNWLISLYENGINGILADEMGLGKTLQTISLLGYMKHYRNIPGPHMVLVPKSTLHNWMSEFKRWVPTLRSVCLIGDKEQRAAFVRDVLLPGEWDVCVTSYEMLIKEKSVFKKFNWRYLVIDEAHRIKNEKSKLSEIVREFKTTNRLLLTGTPLQNNLHELWSLLNFLLPDVFNSADDFDSWFDTNNCLGDQKLVERLHMVLRPFLLRRIKADVEKSLPPKKEVKIYVGLSKMQREWYTRILMKDIDILNSAGKMDKMRLLNILMQLRKCCNHPYLFDGAEPGPPYTTDMHLVTNSGKMVVLDKLLPKLKEQGSRVLIFSQMTRVLDILEDYCMWRNYEYCRLDGQTPHDERQDSINAYNEPNSTKFVFMLSTRAGGLGINLATADVVILYDSDWNPQVDLQAMDRAHRIGQTKTVRVFRFITDNTVEERIVERAEMKLRLDSIVIQQGRLVDQNLNKIGKDEMLQMIRHGATHVFASKESEITDEDIDGILERGAKKTAEMNEKLSKMGESSLRNFTMDTESSVYNFEGEDYREKQKIAFTEWIEPPKRERKANYAVDAYFREALRVSEPKAPKAPRPPKQPNVQDFQFFPPRLFELLEKEILYYRKTIGYKVPRSPDLPNAAQAQKEEQLKIDEAEPLNDEELEEKEKLLTQGFTNWNKRDFNQFIKANEKWGRDDIENIAREVEGKTPEEVIEYSAVFWERCNELQDIEKIMAQIERGEARIQRRISIKKALDTKIGRYKAPFHQLRISYGTNKGKNYTEEEDRFLICMLHKLGFDKENVYDELRQCIRNSPQFRFDWFLKSRTAMELQRRCNTLITLIERENMELEEKEKAEKKKRGPKPSTQKRKMDSAPDGRGRKKKLKL, from the exons ATGTCGTCCGCGGCCGAGCCTCCGCCGCCCCCGCCTCCCGAGAGCGCGCCTTCCAAGCCCTCGGCGGCGGCGGGCGCCGGCGGGAGCGGCAGCGGCAACAAAGGCGGCCCCGAGGGCGGCGCGGCGCCGGCGGCTCCGTGTGCTGCGGGCTCGGGCCCCGCGGACTCCGAGATGGAG GAAGTCTTTGATGATGGATCACCTGGAAAgcaaaaagaaatccaagaaccAGATCCTACCTATGAAGAAAAAATG CAAACTGACCGAGCAAATAGATTCGAGTATTTATTAAAGCAGACAGAGCTGTTTGCACATTTCATTCAGCCTGCTGCTCAGAAGACTCCAACTTCCCCCTTGAAGATGAAGCCAGGGCGCCCACGGGTAAAAAGGGATGAAAAGCAGAACTTGCTTTCAGTTGGAGA CTACCGACACCGTAGAACAGAgcaagaggaggatgaagagctATTAACAGAAAGTTCCAAAGCAACAAATGTTTGTACTCGATTTGAGGATTCTCCATCAT ATGTAAAGTGGGGTAAACTGAGAGACTATCAGGTCCGAGGCCTGAACTGGCTCATCTCGCTCTACGAGAACGGCATCAACGGCATCCTTGCGGATGAGATG ggttTGGGAAAGACACTTCAAACAATTTCTCTTCTTGGATACATGAAACACTATAGAAATATTCCTGGTCCTCATATGGTTTTGGTTCCCAAGTCTACATTGCACAACTGGATGAGTGAATTCAAGAGATGGGTACCAACACTTAGGTCTGTTTGCTTAATAGGAGATAAAGAGCAAAGA gcTGCATTTGTCAGGGATGTTTTATTACCAGGGGAGTGGGATGTGTGTGTCACATCTTATGAAATGCTTATTAAAGAGAAGTCTGTGTTCAAAAAATTTAACTGGAGATACTTAGTTATAGATGAAGCTCACaggataaaaaatgaaaaatctaag TTGTCAGAAATAGTGAGAGAATTCAAGACTACAAATCGGCTGTTGCTAACAGGGACGCCTCTTCAGAACAACCTGCACGAGCTCTGGTCACTTCTGAATTTTTTGTTACCAGATGTGTTTAATTCAGCTGAT GATTTTGATTCCTGGTTTGATACAAATAATTGCCTTGGGGATCAAAAGCTAGTTGAGAGGCTTCATATG GTTTTGCGTCCATTCCTCCTTCGTCGAATTAAAGCTGATGTTGAAAAGAGTTTGCCtccaaagaaagaagtaaaaatcTATGTGGGTCTTAGCAAAATGCAAAGAGAATG gtATACTCGGATATTAATgaaagatatagatatattaaACTCAGCAGGGAAGATGGACAAAATGAGGCTATTGAACATTTTGATGCAGTTGAGGAAATGTTGCAATCATCCATATCTCTTTGATGGAGCTGAACCTGGTCCACCGTACACAACAGATATGCATCTAGTTACCAACAGTGGCAAGATGGTGGTATTAGACAAGCTACTCCCTAAATTAAAAGAACAAG GTTCAAGAGTACTAATCTTTAGTCAGATGACAAGGGTATTAGACATTTTGGAAGATTATTGCATGTGGAGAAATTATGAGTACTGCAGGTTGGATGGACAGACACCCCATGATGAGAGACAA gACTCCATCAATGCATACAATGAACCAAATAGCACAAAGTTTGTATTTATGCTAAGCACACGTGCTGGTGGTCTGGGCATCAATCTTGCCACTGCCGATGTAGTAATTTTATATGATTCAGATTGGAATCCTCAAGTTGATCTTCAGGCTATG GACCGAGCGCATAGAATTGGACAAACGAAGACTGTCCGAGTGTTTCGCTTTATAACTGATAACACTGTGGAAGAAAGAATAGTAGAACGTGCGGAGATGAAACTCAGACTGGATTCGATAGTCATTCAACAAG ggagGCTTGTAGATCAGAACCTAAACAAAATTGGGAAAGATGAAATGCTTCAAATGATTCGACACGGAGCCACACATGTGTTTGCTTCAAAGGAAAGTGAGATCACTGATGAGGATATTGATGGTATTTTGGAAAGAGGTGCAAAGAAG ACTGCAGAAATGAATGAAAAGCTCTCCAAGATGGGTGAAAGCTCACTTAGAAACTTTACGATGGATACAGAGTCCAGTGTTTATAACTTTGAAGGAGAAGActatagagaaaaacaaaag ATTGCATTCACAGAGTGGATTGAACcaccaaaaagagaaagaaaagccaacTATGCTGTTGATGCATATTTCAGGGAAGCTCTCCGTGTTAGTGAACCTAAAGCACCCAAG gcaCCTCGACCTCCAAAACAACCAAATGTTCAGGATTTCCAGTTCTTTCCTCCACGTTTATTTGAATTACTGGAAAAAGAAATTCTGTATTACAGGAAAACTATTGGGTACAAG GTACCTCGGAGTCCTGATCTTCCTAATGCAGCACAGGCACAGAAAGAAGAACAGCTAAAAATTGATGAAGCAGAGCCCCTTAATGACGAGGAGttagaggaaaaagagaagcttCTGACACAG GGGTTTACTAATTGGAATAAGAGAGATTTTAACCAGTTTATCAAGGCTAATGAGAAATGGGGTCGCGATGATATTGAAAATATAGCCAGAGAAGTAGAAGGAAAAACTCCGGAAGAAGTTATTGAATACTCAG CTGTGTTCTGGGAAAGATgcaatgagctccaggacataGAGAAGATTATGGCTCAGATTGAAAGGGGAGAGGCAAGAATTCAAAGAAGAATAAGTATCAAGAAAGCACTAGATACAAAG ATTGGACGGTACAAAGCACCCTTTCATCAGCTAAGAATATCATATGGTACTAACAAAGGAAAGAACTATACTGAAGAGGAGGATCGCTTTCTCATTTGTATGCTGCACAAGCTTGGCTTTGACAAGGAAAATGTGTATGACGAGCTAAGACAGTGCATCCGAAACTCCCCTCAGTTCAGATTTGATTGGTTTCTCAAGTCCAGAACTGCCATG GAGCTCCAGAGGAGGTGTAATACCTTAATTACTTTGATTGAAAGAGAAAATATGGAactagaagaaaaagagaaggcagagaaaaagaaaagaggaccaAAACCTTCC